One Silene latifolia isolate original U9 population chromosome 4, ASM4854445v1, whole genome shotgun sequence DNA segment encodes these proteins:
- the LOC141653844 gene encoding two-component response regulator-like APRR2 isoform X1, with translation MVCTANDLLEWKDFPKGLRVLLLDEDIDSSIEIKSKLEQMEYIVTPVFSDHEALCTIESKNERFHVAIIEISMQNIDERYKFLETAKDLPTIMMSKENCLSTMMKCIAQLGAVEFLIKPLSEEKLRNIWQHVVHKAFNTSESENSESLKSVKDFVGSVLKLQQFSNSTQDEVSNDPNNDTEMEENDCDQSAFTDKFPAPSTPQIKQGGRSLDDGDYNDQTNCSPVKESGDVDPETKFVDTTCCDNSFVSMEVDPPQLAIKEEDPGDGSKGSDDSSPKPNDNGDDTTLRDFIDNLNKETSSQKSSRPKSNRKKVKVDWTPELHKKFVQAVEQLGVDQAIPSRILELMKVDGLTRHNVASHLQKYRMNRRHILPKEDERRWPQPRDSMQRNYYTQRAVMAYPPYQTNHTYSQGQVYPVWGQQGGRPPGLPMWGPPTYPWQPVESWQWKPYPSMHADAWGCPVMPPPHPGASINYPPVQPAYRFQSPDIYGKHSPATHPGEEIIDKVVKEAISKPWLPLPIGLKPPSTDSVLAELSRQGISTVPPHHMINGHH, from the exons ATGGTTTGCACTGCTAATGATCTACTTGAGTGGAAGGATTTTCCTAAAGGCCTTAGGGTCCTTCTCCTTGATGAGGATATAGATTCTTCTATTGAGATAAAATCCAAGCTTGAGCAAATGGAGTATATAG TGACGCCGGTTTTTAGTGATCATGAGGCTCTATGTACCATTGAAAGCAAAAATGAGAGGTTCCATGTTGCCATAATAGAG ATAAGTATGCAGAATATCGACGAGCGGTATAAATTTTTGGAAACTGCTAAAGACCTGCCAACAATCA TGATGTCCAAGGAGAACTGCTTGAGCACCATGATGAAATGCATAGCG CAGCTGGGTGCAGTTGAGTTCCTTATAAAGCCGCTATCCGAGGAGAAACTGAGAAATATCTGGCAGCATGTAGTTCATAAG gcATTCAACACGAGTGAGAGCGAAAATTCAGAGTCACTCAAATCTGTCAAAGACTTTGTGGGTTCTGTTCTAAAATTGCAGCAGTTCAGCAATTCTACACAAGATGAAGTATCTAATGACCCAAATAATGATACTGAGATGGAGGAAAATGACTGCGATCAATCAGCATTTACCGATAAGTTTCCTGCTCCATCAACTCCTCAAATAAAACAAGGAGGAAGGTCCTTAGATGATGGAGACTATAATGATCAAACCAACTGCTCTCCTGTGAAAGAGAGCGGGGACGTTGATCCGGAAACAAAATTTGTCGATACAACTTGTTGTGACAATTCATTTGTCAGTATGGAGGTAGATCCACCTCAGTTAGCAATCAAAGAGGAAGATCCCGGTGATGGTTCCAAGGGTTCCGATGATTCCTCGCCCAAACCAAACGATAACGGAGATGATACTACTCTTCGCGATTTTATAGACAACCTGAATAAGGAAACTTCCTCTCAGAAATCATCTAGACCAAAGAGTAACCGCAAGAAAGTGAAG GTAGACTGGACGCCGGAGTTGCATAAAAAGTTTGTTCAAGCAGTGGAGCAACTAGGTGTTGATCAAGCCATCCCGTCTCGTATTCTAGAGCTGATGAAAGTGGATGGTTTGACGCGACATAATGTAGCCAGTCATCTACAG AAATACAGAATGAACAGAAGACATATTTTGCCAAAGGAAGACGAACGCCGATGGCCACAACCTAGAGATTCAATGCAAAGGAATTACTATACTCAGAGAGCGGTGATGGCATACCCTCCGTATCAAACCAATCACACTTACTCCCAAGGCCAAGTTTATCCGGTATGGGGACAGCAGGGTGGCCGCCCACCTGGATTACCTATGTGGGGTCCGCCAACATATCCTTGGCAACCTGTTGAAAGTTGGCAATGGAAGCCATATCCTAGT ATGCATGCTGATGCTTGGGGTTGCCCAGTGATGCCACCCCCACATCCAGGCGCATCCATTAACTATCCTCCG GTACAGCCTGCTTATCGGTTCCAAAGTCCTGATATCTACGGGAAACATTCGCCTGCTACGCATCCG GGAGAGGAAATAATAGACAAGGTGGTGAAGGAAGCAATAAGCAAGCCATGGTTACCACTACCAATAGGTCTAAAACCACCATCAACAGACAGTGTACTAGCTGAACTCTCAAGACAAGGAATCTCAACCGTCCCTCCACATCACATGATCAACGGCCACCATTAA
- the LOC141653844 gene encoding two-component response regulator-like APRR2 isoform X2: protein MVCTANDLLEWKDFPKGLRVLLLDEDIDSSIEIKSKLEQMEYIVTPVFSDHEALCTIESKNERFHVAIIEISMQNIDERYKFLETAKDLPTIMMSKENCLSTMMKCIALGAVEFLIKPLSEEKLRNIWQHVVHKAFNTSESENSESLKSVKDFVGSVLKLQQFSNSTQDEVSNDPNNDTEMEENDCDQSAFTDKFPAPSTPQIKQGGRSLDDGDYNDQTNCSPVKESGDVDPETKFVDTTCCDNSFVSMEVDPPQLAIKEEDPGDGSKGSDDSSPKPNDNGDDTTLRDFIDNLNKETSSQKSSRPKSNRKKVKVDWTPELHKKFVQAVEQLGVDQAIPSRILELMKVDGLTRHNVASHLQKYRMNRRHILPKEDERRWPQPRDSMQRNYYTQRAVMAYPPYQTNHTYSQGQVYPVWGQQGGRPPGLPMWGPPTYPWQPVESWQWKPYPSMHADAWGCPVMPPPHPGASINYPPVQPAYRFQSPDIYGKHSPATHPGEEIIDKVVKEAISKPWLPLPIGLKPPSTDSVLAELSRQGISTVPPHHMINGHH, encoded by the exons ATGGTTTGCACTGCTAATGATCTACTTGAGTGGAAGGATTTTCCTAAAGGCCTTAGGGTCCTTCTCCTTGATGAGGATATAGATTCTTCTATTGAGATAAAATCCAAGCTTGAGCAAATGGAGTATATAG TGACGCCGGTTTTTAGTGATCATGAGGCTCTATGTACCATTGAAAGCAAAAATGAGAGGTTCCATGTTGCCATAATAGAG ATAAGTATGCAGAATATCGACGAGCGGTATAAATTTTTGGAAACTGCTAAAGACCTGCCAACAATCA TGATGTCCAAGGAGAACTGCTTGAGCACCATGATGAAATGCATAGCG CTGGGTGCAGTTGAGTTCCTTATAAAGCCGCTATCCGAGGAGAAACTGAGAAATATCTGGCAGCATGTAGTTCATAAG gcATTCAACACGAGTGAGAGCGAAAATTCAGAGTCACTCAAATCTGTCAAAGACTTTGTGGGTTCTGTTCTAAAATTGCAGCAGTTCAGCAATTCTACACAAGATGAAGTATCTAATGACCCAAATAATGATACTGAGATGGAGGAAAATGACTGCGATCAATCAGCATTTACCGATAAGTTTCCTGCTCCATCAACTCCTCAAATAAAACAAGGAGGAAGGTCCTTAGATGATGGAGACTATAATGATCAAACCAACTGCTCTCCTGTGAAAGAGAGCGGGGACGTTGATCCGGAAACAAAATTTGTCGATACAACTTGTTGTGACAATTCATTTGTCAGTATGGAGGTAGATCCACCTCAGTTAGCAATCAAAGAGGAAGATCCCGGTGATGGTTCCAAGGGTTCCGATGATTCCTCGCCCAAACCAAACGATAACGGAGATGATACTACTCTTCGCGATTTTATAGACAACCTGAATAAGGAAACTTCCTCTCAGAAATCATCTAGACCAAAGAGTAACCGCAAGAAAGTGAAG GTAGACTGGACGCCGGAGTTGCATAAAAAGTTTGTTCAAGCAGTGGAGCAACTAGGTGTTGATCAAGCCATCCCGTCTCGTATTCTAGAGCTGATGAAAGTGGATGGTTTGACGCGACATAATGTAGCCAGTCATCTACAG AAATACAGAATGAACAGAAGACATATTTTGCCAAAGGAAGACGAACGCCGATGGCCACAACCTAGAGATTCAATGCAAAGGAATTACTATACTCAGAGAGCGGTGATGGCATACCCTCCGTATCAAACCAATCACACTTACTCCCAAGGCCAAGTTTATCCGGTATGGGGACAGCAGGGTGGCCGCCCACCTGGATTACCTATGTGGGGTCCGCCAACATATCCTTGGCAACCTGTTGAAAGTTGGCAATGGAAGCCATATCCTAGT ATGCATGCTGATGCTTGGGGTTGCCCAGTGATGCCACCCCCACATCCAGGCGCATCCATTAACTATCCTCCG GTACAGCCTGCTTATCGGTTCCAAAGTCCTGATATCTACGGGAAACATTCGCCTGCTACGCATCCG GGAGAGGAAATAATAGACAAGGTGGTGAAGGAAGCAATAAGCAAGCCATGGTTACCACTACCAATAGGTCTAAAACCACCATCAACAGACAGTGTACTAGCTGAACTCTCAAGACAAGGAATCTCAACCGTCCCTCCACATCACATGATCAACGGCCACCATTAA